A single window of Sporosarcina sp. FSL W7-1349 DNA harbors:
- the mfd gene encoding transcription-repair coupling factor: MEALIDLLLQEKEIHSLVEELEMKKDRQLVAGLTGGAKAVFYKTLQKSFPRPLLIVCPNLLQAQRTYEDLVKMVGEPLVHLYPAEELIAADFSISSYELRSQRIDTLDHMARVGKGIYITPVAGMKKLVPTKERWLRNSLEAKVGDTIETDDWLPRLVSMGYIRQPMVTAPGEFALRGGILDLYPLNREEPVRIELFDTDVDSIRTFSAEDQRSTGKLDEITILPATEFVWSESDRALIAENLELALGSSLKKMKNEEAKERLTRNMMHDIGLLREGSFPENMLKYASFAKDTLSFLGSYFPSDGLVLFDEIGRIAEVAGSLEAEEREWVTALLEDGKIVHDAKISYSFEEMNGMLEQQRIYLSLFVRSIPGIVVKKTVNFSCKPMQQFHGQMNLLVHEIERWKQGNYHIFVVADGEERMKQVQGILQDYEMESVVSDVTSEAGTISIINGDLSAGFELPFQRMAVLTDSELFKGKPKRKARPQKMSNAERIKSYSEIQPGDYIVHVHHGIGKYIGIEKLSSGGVDKDFLLIHFRGDDKVYVPTDKIDLIQKYIASGEKEPKLHKLGGSEWKKTKSKVTAAVKDIADDLIKLYAQREAEKGHAFSPDDDLQRSFENAFPYDETEDQIRSIVEVKQDMEKERPMDRLLCGDVGYGKTEVAIRAAFKAVSDGKQVAFLVPTTILAQQHYETMKERFTGFPVEVSLLNRFRTKKEQTETLKGLKAGTIDIVVGTHRLLSKDVVYQDLGLLIVDEEQRFGVTHKEKLKQLKTNVDVLTLTATPIPRTLHMSMLGVRDLSVIETPPSNRFPVQTYVMEHNFALVREAIEREMARGGQVFYLYNRVEDMTRKVDEIRQLVPEARVAFAHGQMGESALESIILSFLEGEYDVLVTTTIIETGIDIPNVNTLIVHDADKMGLSQLYQLRGRVGRSNRVAYAYFLYQRDKVLTEVAESRLQAIKEFTELGSGFKIAMRDLSIRGAGNLLGSQQHGFIDSVGFDLYSQMLQEAIEEKRTGVAKEDVPDVEISIPVNAYIPESYIKDGFQKIQMYKRVKAIESEEEYGELVDEMTDRFGDLPFETDLLLRIARVKVWARSAGVESIKQPRSVIEIRLTPEGTAKTDGGKLVSESVKFGRAVGFTMENNQLIVTIDERHAGKQQVFDILEEVMKLLQTSVSYASA, encoded by the coding sequence ATGGAAGCGCTCATAGATTTATTACTACAAGAAAAAGAGATTCACAGTTTGGTGGAAGAATTGGAGATGAAAAAAGACCGTCAATTGGTCGCCGGGCTGACTGGCGGGGCAAAAGCGGTGTTTTATAAAACTCTTCAAAAATCTTTCCCGCGCCCGCTTCTCATCGTGTGCCCGAATTTGCTGCAGGCGCAGCGGACCTATGAGGATCTTGTGAAGATGGTGGGAGAGCCTCTTGTCCACCTGTACCCGGCTGAGGAATTGATTGCCGCGGACTTTTCCATATCCAGCTATGAATTGCGTTCTCAGAGAATTGACACGCTGGACCACATGGCCCGTGTCGGTAAAGGCATTTATATCACTCCGGTCGCGGGGATGAAGAAACTGGTGCCGACCAAAGAGCGTTGGTTGCGGAATTCACTGGAGGCTAAGGTAGGGGATACGATAGAGACGGATGATTGGCTGCCCCGACTCGTTTCCATGGGATATATCCGACAACCTATGGTGACGGCGCCGGGTGAATTTGCGTTGCGCGGGGGTATCCTTGATCTGTACCCGCTCAACCGGGAAGAACCGGTGCGCATCGAGCTTTTTGATACCGATGTAGATTCCATCCGTACGTTTTCGGCGGAAGATCAACGTTCCACCGGCAAACTGGATGAGATCACTATTTTGCCGGCAACTGAATTTGTCTGGTCCGAATCTGATCGGGCTCTCATCGCAGAAAATCTGGAACTGGCGCTCGGATCCAGTTTGAAGAAAATGAAAAATGAAGAGGCGAAAGAGCGTCTAACTCGCAATATGATGCACGACATCGGTTTATTGCGGGAAGGCTCTTTTCCGGAAAACATGTTGAAGTATGCCTCATTTGCGAAGGATACGCTTTCATTCCTCGGAAGCTACTTTCCTTCGGACGGGCTTGTCCTGTTCGATGAAATCGGCCGGATCGCGGAGGTGGCCGGTTCGCTGGAAGCGGAGGAACGGGAATGGGTCACGGCTCTCCTGGAAGACGGGAAAATAGTCCATGACGCCAAAATTTCCTATTCTTTCGAAGAGATGAATGGGATGCTGGAGCAACAGCGCATCTATCTATCCCTATTTGTCCGCTCCATCCCGGGAATCGTAGTGAAGAAGACGGTGAATTTCTCCTGCAAGCCGATGCAGCAATTCCACGGACAGATGAATTTATTGGTCCATGAAATAGAACGTTGGAAACAAGGCAATTATCACATCTTCGTCGTAGCAGATGGCGAAGAACGGATGAAGCAAGTGCAAGGGATCCTGCAAGATTACGAGATGGAGTCGGTCGTTTCCGATGTCACGTCGGAAGCCGGCACCATTTCCATTATCAACGGTGATTTGTCGGCAGGATTCGAACTTCCATTCCAGCGTATGGCGGTGTTGACCGACTCCGAGCTATTCAAGGGCAAACCGAAGCGAAAAGCACGCCCGCAAAAAATGTCGAACGCCGAGCGAATTAAAAGTTATTCGGAGATCCAGCCTGGTGATTACATCGTGCACGTCCATCACGGCATCGGAAAATATATCGGCATTGAAAAACTGAGTTCGGGCGGCGTAGACAAAGACTTCCTCCTCATTCATTTTCGCGGGGATGACAAAGTATATGTGCCGACAGACAAGATTGATTTGATTCAAAAATATATTGCATCGGGTGAAAAAGAGCCGAAATTGCACAAGCTAGGCGGTAGCGAATGGAAAAAGACCAAGTCCAAAGTGACCGCGGCCGTCAAAGATATTGCGGATGACCTGATCAAGCTCTACGCGCAGCGAGAGGCAGAGAAAGGGCATGCCTTTTCCCCAGATGATGATTTGCAGCGGTCTTTCGAGAATGCGTTCCCTTATGATGAAACGGAAGATCAGATCCGTTCCATCGTGGAAGTGAAGCAGGACATGGAAAAGGAAAGACCGATGGACCGCTTGCTTTGTGGAGACGTTGGATACGGGAAGACAGAAGTGGCCATCCGGGCGGCTTTCAAGGCGGTTTCGGATGGGAAACAAGTGGCTTTCCTCGTTCCGACGACCATTTTGGCACAGCAACATTATGAAACGATGAAAGAGCGGTTTACCGGCTTTCCTGTGGAAGTTTCTTTGTTGAATCGCTTCCGGACGAAAAAGGAACAAACTGAAACGTTGAAAGGCTTGAAAGCAGGAACGATCGATATTGTTGTCGGCACACACCGGCTGTTATCGAAGGATGTCGTTTATCAGGACCTTGGATTGCTGATTGTCGATGAAGAGCAGCGGTTCGGCGTGACGCATAAAGAGAAGCTAAAGCAATTGAAGACAAATGTCGATGTCCTGACGCTGACGGCGACGCCGATTCCTCGGACACTCCATATGTCGATGCTCGGTGTACGGGATCTGTCCGTTATCGAGACGCCGCCGTCCAACCGTTTCCCCGTCCAGACGTATGTCATGGAACATAATTTTGCGTTGGTCCGGGAAGCGATTGAGCGGGAAATGGCTCGCGGCGGACAAGTGTTTTATTTATATAACCGAGTGGAAGATATGACGCGCAAAGTGGATGAAATTCGCCAGCTCGTCCCCGAAGCCCGAGTGGCATTCGCGCACGGTCAGATGGGGGAATCCGCATTGGAGTCGATCATCTTAAGTTTCCTGGAAGGCGAATATGATGTCTTGGTGACGACAACTATCATCGAGACGGGCATTGATATTCCAAACGTCAACACGTTGATCGTCCATGACGCGGATAAGATGGGGCTTTCCCAACTGTATCAGCTGCGCGGACGGGTCGGACGCTCCAATCGGGTCGCGTATGCCTACTTCCTCTATCAGCGGGATAAAGTATTGACAGAAGTCGCCGAAAGCCGTTTGCAGGCGATCAAGGAATTCACGGAACTCGGCTCCGGCTTCAAGATCGCGATGCGAGACCTGTCCATCCGGGGAGCGGGTAACCTCCTCGGTTCGCAACAGCACGGGTTCATCGATTCGGTCGGGTTCGATCTGTATTCCCAAATGTTGCAGGAGGCCATTGAGGAAAAACGGACGGGTGTGGCCAAAGAGGATGTGCCGGATGTGGAAATTTCAATTCCGGTCAATGCGTATATCCCCGAATCGTATATTAAGGACGGATTCCAGAAAATCCAGATGTATAAACGGGTAAAAGCGATTGAAAGTGAAGAGGAATACGGGGAATTGGTCGATGAGATGACCGACCGTTTCGGCGACTTGCCATTCGAAACCGATCTGTTGCTTCGCATTGCCCGTGTCAAAGTATGGGCCCGCTCGGCAGGTGTGGAATCCATCAAACAACCGCGTTCGGTTATCGAAATTCGCTTAACACCGGAAGGGACGGCAAAAACGGATGGCGGGAAGTTGGTGTCGGAATCCGTGAAATTCGGCCGGGCAGTCGGATTCACGATGGAGAACAATCAATTGATCGTAACGATAGACGAGCGCCACGCCGGAAAGCAGCAGGTGTTTGACATATTGGAAGAAGTCATGAAGCTGCTTCAAACATCCGTGAGTTACGCTTCGGCGTGA
- a CDS encoding RidA family protein, whose translation MKYVATEQAPKAIGPYAQAVAVNGFIYTSGQIPLLPNGELVEGTIVEQTDQVFANLKAVLEEAGSSLEKVVKATVFIKDMDEFAALNEVYAKHFGSHTPARSTVEVARLPKDVKVEIEVIAVAG comes from the coding sequence ATGAAATACGTAGCGACAGAACAAGCACCAAAAGCGATCGGCCCGTATGCACAAGCGGTGGCCGTGAACGGTTTTATCTATACATCCGGACAAATTCCCCTACTGCCGAATGGGGAGTTAGTGGAAGGAACAATCGTGGAGCAGACGGATCAAGTGTTTGCCAACTTGAAAGCGGTTTTGGAAGAGGCTGGCTCCTCTTTGGAAAAGGTCGTAAAAGCGACAGTCTTCATTAAGGACATGGACGAATTTGCGGCTTTGAATGAGGTATATGCCAAACATTTTGGTTCCCACACACCGGCACGTTCGACTGTCGAAGTGGCACGTTTGCCGAAAGACGTAAAAGTGGAAATTGAAGTCATTGCAGTAGCAGGATAA
- a CDS encoding ribose-phosphate diphosphokinase, translating to MANHYPNDKLKIFSLNANEPLAREVAEEIGRPLGKSSVKRFSDGEVQINIEESIRGCDVFVIQPTSDPVNENLMELLIMVDALKRASARTINVVMPYYGYARQDRKARPREPITAKLVADLLETAGANRAIAIDLHAPQIQGFFDMPIDHLVAEPILTEYFRGKGLKGDELVIVSPDHGGVTRARKMADRLKSPIAIIDKRRPRPNVAEVMNIVGNVEGKTAILIDDIIDTAGTITIAASALIENGAKEVYACCTHPVLSGPAIERINNSQIKELVITNTIELPETKESPKIVKLSIAKLLGDAIIRVFEEKSVSTLFE from the coding sequence ATGGCTAATCATTATCCAAACGATAAATTGAAGATATTTTCTTTGAATGCCAACGAACCACTAGCGAGAGAAGTGGCAGAGGAGATTGGACGCCCATTGGGCAAAAGCTCCGTCAAACGTTTCAGCGATGGAGAAGTCCAAATCAATATCGAAGAAAGTATCCGCGGTTGCGACGTCTTCGTCATCCAGCCGACATCGGACCCTGTCAATGAAAATTTGATGGAACTCCTGATCATGGTAGATGCGTTAAAACGTGCGTCTGCTCGTACAATTAATGTAGTCATGCCTTATTACGGATATGCACGCCAGGACCGGAAAGCGCGTCCACGTGAGCCGATCACTGCGAAGTTGGTTGCGGACCTGCTCGAAACAGCAGGCGCCAACCGTGCGATTGCCATCGACTTGCACGCGCCGCAAATCCAAGGGTTCTTCGACATGCCGATTGACCACCTCGTCGCAGAACCGATCTTGACGGAATATTTCCGCGGAAAAGGGTTGAAAGGCGATGAGCTTGTCATTGTTTCGCCAGACCACGGTGGCGTGACACGCGCGCGGAAAATGGCGGATCGCCTGAAGTCACCGATCGCCATTATCGACAAGCGTCGTCCTCGTCCGAATGTTGCCGAAGTGATGAACATCGTCGGGAATGTCGAAGGGAAAACAGCTATCCTGATCGATGATATCATCGATACAGCAGGCACTATTACGATTGCAGCGAGCGCTTTAATCGAAAACGGTGCAAAAGAAGTGTATGCTTGTTGTACACACCCTGTTTTGTCAGGACCTGCCATCGAGCGTATTAACAATTCCCAGATCAAAGAACTGGTGATTACGAATACAATCGAACTTCCGGAGACGAAAGAATCTCCGAAAATTGTCAAACTATCCATCGCCAAACTTTTGGGTGACGCAATTATTCGTGTGTTTGAGGAGAAATCAGTCAGCACATTATTCGAGTAA
- the purR gene encoding pur operon repressor — protein sequence MKWKRSERLVDMTRHLLEHPHQLIPLTFFSERYHAAKSSISEDLTIVKETFEEKGVGKLLTVSGAAGGVKFIPQASEEGVRELIDELIDKLGQSDRLLPGGYLFMTDLLGNPQIIDRIGKVFASAFADKEIDVIMTVATKGIPIAHAIARHLNVPVVVVRRDSKVTEGSTVSINYVSGSTRRIQTMVLSKRSMQSGQKVLITDDFMKAGGTMIGMKNLLEEFGCELAGAAVLVEAEYPEEILIDDYLSLIKLHAVNERERTIELAEGNYFTRGGK from the coding sequence ATGAAGTGGAAAAGGAGCGAACGGCTCGTGGATATGACGCGTCATCTACTGGAACATCCACATCAACTCATTCCACTCACTTTTTTCTCGGAGCGTTATCATGCGGCTAAATCATCAATCAGTGAGGATTTGACCATAGTGAAAGAAACATTTGAGGAAAAAGGGGTAGGTAAGTTGTTGACCGTTTCTGGTGCGGCGGGGGGCGTGAAATTCATTCCCCAAGCTTCGGAAGAAGGCGTTCGCGAATTAATTGACGAGTTGATCGACAAACTGGGACAATCCGACCGATTGCTGCCGGGCGGTTATTTATTCATGACCGACCTTCTTGGAAATCCGCAAATCATCGACCGGATCGGCAAAGTGTTCGCTTCGGCTTTTGCGGACAAGGAAATCGATGTGATCATGACGGTCGCCACGAAAGGCATTCCAATCGCCCACGCCATTGCTCGGCATTTGAACGTCCCGGTTGTCGTTGTCCGTCGTGATAGCAAAGTGACAGAAGGGTCGACGGTGAGTATCAACTATGTGTCCGGTTCCACCCGACGCATCCAGACGATGGTCTTGTCGAAAAGAAGTATGCAAAGCGGCCAAAAGGTGCTTATCACCGATGATTTCATGAAAGCAGGCGGCACGATGATCGGGATGAAAAATCTGTTGGAAGAGTTCGGCTGTGAATTGGCAGGGGCGGCCGTGCTCGTGGAAGCGGAATACCCAGAGGAGATCTTGATTGATGATTATCTGTCCCTTATCAAGCTCCACGCCGTGAATGAAAGGGAAAGAACAATCGAATTAGCGGAAGGCAATTACTTTACGAGAGGTGGAAAATAA
- a CDS encoding 50S ribosomal protein L25/general stress protein Ctc produces MSTTIQSEMRESAKQSTLTQLRKDGYVPAVVYGYNTESTPIAVKERDLLNTLRVTGRNGVINLQVDGRKLNVVLNDYQADVLKGDIRHADFLAINMTEELDVEVTINLTGQSKGEKEGGVLQQPNREITIRVKPSEIPETFDIDISELEIGDTITVADLRKDSRFEILNEDDHALVTISAPRTEAELDALEGETESTDAEPEVIGEKDEA; encoded by the coding sequence ATGAGTACAACAATCCAGTCTGAAATGAGAGAATCAGCGAAACAATCAACACTTACACAACTAAGAAAAGACGGCTATGTTCCAGCAGTCGTCTATGGTTATAACACTGAATCTACTCCGATTGCCGTGAAGGAACGCGACCTGTTGAATACACTGCGTGTCACAGGACGTAATGGTGTCATCAATCTGCAAGTGGATGGACGGAAACTGAACGTCGTTCTGAACGATTATCAAGCTGATGTGTTAAAAGGCGATATCCGCCATGCCGATTTCCTGGCCATTAACATGACTGAGGAACTTGACGTCGAAGTGACAATCAATTTGACAGGTCAATCGAAAGGGGAAAAAGAGGGAGGCGTTCTGCAACAACCGAACCGGGAAATCACCATTCGGGTGAAGCCTTCCGAAATCCCAGAAACCTTCGATATCGACATTTCTGAGTTGGAGATCGGAGATACGATCACAGTCGCAGATCTCCGGAAAGACTCCCGATTTGAAATTTTAAATGAAGACGATCATGCACTCGTCACCATTTCGGCTCCACGTACAGAGGCAGAACTGGACGCCCTAGAAGGGGAAACAGAATCGACGGACGCAGAGCCTGAAGTGATCGGGGAAAAAGACGAAGCGTAA
- the ispE gene encoding 4-(cytidine 5'-diphospho)-2-C-methyl-D-erythritol kinase: MIYEKAPAKINLTLDVLYKRPDGFHEVEMVMTTVDLADRVWLRPSDDGRIVIKSSERYVPSDRKNLAYQAAELLRREYGISDGVEITLEKSIPVAAGLAGGSSDAAATLRGLNRLWKLGVPGDELARLGAKIGSDVSFCVYGGTALATGRGEQIENLPVPPKCWVILAKPSISVSTGDIYGNLNTSTIVHPDTQGMIAALETGDYEKMCQSVGNVLEPVTMNLYPQVAGLKEHMIKFGADAVLMSGSGPTVFGLVKQESRVSRIYNGLKGFCSEVYAVRMVGSRTILD; encoded by the coding sequence ATGATATATGAAAAGGCGCCGGCGAAGATTAATTTGACACTTGATGTCCTCTATAAACGGCCGGACGGTTTTCATGAGGTGGAGATGGTGATGACGACCGTCGATCTCGCTGACCGGGTATGGCTCCGTCCGTCGGATGACGGGCGAATTGTGATCAAATCATCCGAGAGGTATGTCCCGAGCGATCGGAAAAACTTGGCTTATCAAGCAGCCGAGCTGTTGCGTCGTGAATACGGCATCTCGGATGGGGTGGAAATCACACTTGAAAAGAGCATCCCCGTCGCTGCCGGATTGGCAGGAGGCAGCTCCGATGCCGCTGCTACGTTACGGGGGTTGAACCGGCTTTGGAAGTTAGGTGTCCCGGGCGATGAGCTTGCCCGGTTGGGAGCCAAAATCGGATCAGATGTCTCCTTTTGCGTCTATGGAGGAACCGCTCTGGCGACGGGGCGTGGCGAACAGATTGAAAACTTGCCCGTTCCCCCGAAATGTTGGGTCATTCTGGCGAAGCCATCCATTTCGGTATCGACGGGAGACATTTATGGGAATCTGAATACGTCCACCATCGTTCACCCGGATACGCAAGGAATGATCGCCGCTTTGGAAACCGGCGATTATGAGAAGATGTGCCAATCGGTAGGGAATGTGCTCGAACCGGTCACTATGAATTTATATCCGCAGGTTGCCGGATTGAAAGAGCATATGATCAAGTTCGGAGCGGATGCGGTACTGATGAGCGGCAGCGGACCGACAGTTTTTGGGTTGGTCAAGCAAGAGTCCAGGGTATCCCGCATCTATAATGGACTGAAAGGGTTCTGTTCGGAAGTTTACGCCGTTCGGATGGTCGGCTCCCGTACTATTCTTGATTGA
- the glmU gene encoding bifunctional UDP-N-acetylglucosamine diphosphorylase/glucosamine-1-phosphate N-acetyltransferase GlmU: protein MNNTYAIVLAAGQGTRMKSALYKVLHPVCGKPMVEHVIDHIRGFGAKQIVTIVGHGAEAVEERLGNKSEYALQEEQLGTAHAVQQAESLLGNLEGTTLVVCGDTPLIRSETMEALIAHHNESGAKATILTAHADDPTGYGRIIRGENGQVLGNVEQKDATPEQQRITEINTGTYCFDNRALFETLKKVKNDNAQGEYYLPDVVGILQSEGALVSAYVTDDFSESLGVNDRVALAEAEKVMRRRIAVNHMRQGVTIIDPTNVYISADAEIGRDTVLQPGTMIEGKTVIGENCIIGPNSQIVDSQIGDGTTIHSSVVMESRVGSSTSVGPFAHIRPASDLGDQVKIGNFVEVKKTAFGNGSKASHLSYIGDAKVGTNVNIGCGTITVNYDGKNKYVTTIEDDAFVGCNSNLIAPVTVGKGSYVAAGSTITENVPENSLAIGRARQENKEGYATKLNQTQKTGGPHNG from the coding sequence ATGAATAATACATATGCCATTGTCCTCGCTGCGGGGCAAGGTACACGGATGAAGTCCGCTTTATATAAAGTGCTCCATCCCGTTTGCGGAAAACCGATGGTGGAACACGTGATCGACCATATCCGGGGATTTGGCGCGAAGCAGATTGTGACCATCGTGGGCCATGGAGCTGAAGCAGTGGAAGAACGGCTTGGAAATAAAAGTGAATACGCATTGCAAGAAGAGCAGTTGGGGACCGCCCATGCTGTCCAGCAGGCGGAGAGCCTACTTGGCAACTTGGAAGGTACTACACTTGTCGTTTGCGGAGATACGCCGTTGATCCGTTCGGAGACGATGGAGGCGCTTATCGCCCATCATAATGAATCCGGCGCCAAAGCGACCATCCTGACGGCTCACGCAGATGACCCGACAGGCTATGGCCGTATTATCCGTGGGGAAAATGGCCAAGTACTGGGCAATGTCGAGCAGAAGGATGCAACGCCTGAACAACAGCGCATCACGGAAATCAACACCGGCACCTATTGCTTCGATAATCGGGCACTGTTTGAAACCTTGAAAAAAGTGAAGAATGACAATGCGCAAGGTGAATACTACTTGCCGGATGTCGTCGGCATTCTGCAATCGGAAGGCGCCTTGGTGTCCGCCTATGTGACAGATGATTTCAGCGAATCGCTAGGAGTGAATGACCGGGTCGCCTTGGCGGAGGCAGAGAAGGTCATGCGTCGACGAATTGCGGTGAACCATATGCGCCAAGGGGTAACAATCATCGACCCGACGAACGTCTATATTAGTGCGGACGCTGAAATTGGACGCGACACGGTATTGCAGCCGGGTACGATGATCGAGGGTAAAACGGTCATTGGAGAAAACTGCATCATCGGACCGAATAGCCAAATCGTGGATAGCCAAATTGGCGACGGGACAACCATCCACTCGTCCGTCGTTATGGAAAGCCGCGTCGGATCCTCTACATCCGTCGGTCCGTTCGCCCATATCCGCCCGGCATCCGACCTCGGCGACCAGGTGAAAATCGGCAACTTCGTCGAAGTGAAGAAAACAGCTTTCGGCAATGGCAGCAAAGCCTCCCACCTTAGCTATATCGGCGATGCCAAGGTCGGGACGAATGTCAATATCGGCTGTGGAACCATTACGGTGAATTATGACGGCAAAAACAAGTATGTCACTACGATTGAGGATGACGCATTTGTTGGTTGCAACTCTAATTTGATTGCACCGGTGACGGTTGGAAAGGGGTCGTACGTGGCAGCCGGTTCCACTATTACTGAAAATGTACCAGAAAATTCACTTGCAATCGGACGCGCACGCCAGGAGAATAAAGAAGGATATGCAACAAAACTAAATCAAACTCAAAAAACAGGGGGCCCCCATAATGGCTAA
- the pth gene encoding aminoacyl-tRNA hydrolase, with protein sequence MKMIIGLGNPGKQYEKTRHNIGFHVIDELADRWGPAPVMQTKFNGMYTIIHRPEGKVMLVKPLTYMNLSGECVRPLMDYYDITPEEIVVIYDDLDLSPGTIRLRQKGSAGGHNGMKSLIAHLGTDGFNRIRVGIDRPSSGMKVADYVLSSFSKEEQPVMGQMVQKSAAACEAWLTKPFLEVMNEFN encoded by the coding sequence ATGAAAATGATAATAGGCCTCGGTAATCCGGGTAAGCAATACGAAAAGACCCGCCATAATATCGGCTTTCATGTCATTGATGAACTGGCGGATCGATGGGGACCTGCTCCGGTCATGCAAACCAAATTCAATGGAATGTACACGATCATCCACCGGCCCGAGGGAAAAGTGATGCTTGTGAAACCCTTGACTTATATGAATCTGTCGGGGGAATGTGTCCGGCCGTTAATGGATTATTATGATATTACGCCCGAAGAAATCGTTGTCATCTATGATGACCTTGACTTGTCGCCGGGTACGATCCGTCTGCGGCAAAAAGGGAGTGCAGGTGGACATAACGGAATGAAATCCTTGATTGCACATTTAGGGACAGATGGCTTCAATCGAATCCGGGTGGGAATCGATCGGCCTTCATCCGGCATGAAAGTGGCCGATTATGTGCTTTCCTCATTTAGCAAGGAAGAACAGCCTGTCATGGGGCAGATGGTGCAAAAAAGTGCAGCTGCCTGCGAGGCATGGCTAACTAAACCGTTCCTTGAAGTTATGAATGAATTCAATTAA
- the veg gene encoding biofilm formation stimulator Veg: MPKTLADIKKSLDSHLGKRLHLKANGGRKKTIERAGVLRETYRAVFVVELDQDENAFERVSYSYADILTEAVEITILDGSDSTAFSVK, translated from the coding sequence ATGCCAAAAACATTAGCGGATATTAAGAAGTCATTGGATTCCCATCTCGGGAAACGTTTGCATTTAAAAGCAAACGGGGGTCGAAAGAAGACGATTGAGCGGGCGGGGGTACTGCGTGAGACGTATCGTGCCGTATTCGTTGTCGAATTGGACCAGGACGAAAACGCGTTTGAACGGGTATCTTACAGCTACGCGGACATTTTGACCGAAGCGGTGGAAATTACGATCCTTGATGGCTCGGACTCCACAGCATTCAGCGTCAAATAA
- the spoVG gene encoding septation regulator SpoVG codes for MEVTDVRLRKVETDGRMRAIASITLDDEFVVHDIRVIDGNEGLFVAMPSKRTPDGEFRDVAHPINSEARTKVQDAVLAAYHLSAEEEVLEGAGV; via the coding sequence ATGGAAGTGACAGATGTTAGATTGCGTAAGGTGGAAACAGACGGAAGGATGCGGGCGATTGCGTCCATTACACTGGATGACGAGTTCGTCGTCCACGACATCCGTGTGATCGATGGGAATGAAGGATTATTTGTTGCGATGCCGAGCAAGCGGACGCCGGATGGGGAATTCCGTGACGTGGCGCATCCGATTAATTCGGAAGCTCGTACGAAAGTGCAGGATGCCGTGTTGGCCGCCTACCATCTATCTGCCGAAGAGGAAGTGCTCGAAGGCGCGGGGGTTTGA
- a CDS encoding small, acid-soluble spore protein, alpha/beta type, with amino-acid sequence MARRRSVMSEQLKEEIAKELGFYDVVQREGWGGIKSRDAGNMVKRAIEMAERGVSQGNRPQ; translated from the coding sequence ATGGCGAGAAGAAGATCTGTAATGTCTGAGCAACTGAAGGAAGAAATTGCGAAGGAACTTGGATTTTACGATGTTGTTCAACGCGAAGGTTGGGGTGGCATCAAATCGCGTGACGCTGGTAACATGGTGAAACGTGCGATTGAAATGGCGGAAAGAGGCGTGTCTCAAGGCAATCGACCGCAGTAA
- a CDS encoding anti-sigma-F factor Fin: MGIRYTCRHCDNEIGTIPFDSVKETVQYLQKLDESEEERFLVYEKDGNLTVRCICEQCEQSLRNFPDYYSLQKWLQ; the protein is encoded by the coding sequence ATGGGAATCCGTTATACTTGCCGTCACTGTGACAATGAAATCGGCACAATCCCGTTCGATTCCGTCAAAGAGACCGTTCAGTACCTACAGAAATTGGATGAGAGTGAAGAAGAACGGTTCCTGGTGTATGAGAAGGATGGAAATTTAACGGTGCGCTGCATTTGTGAACAATGTGAACAATCGCTCCGGAACTTCCCGGATTATTATTCGCTCCAGAAATGGCTTCAATAG